The following proteins are co-located in the Tachysurus vachellii isolate PV-2020 chromosome 19, HZAU_Pvac_v1, whole genome shotgun sequence genome:
- the psip1b gene encoding hepatoma-derived growth factor-related protein 2 isoform X4, protein MKCVSLHHDFSPGDVVFAKMKGYPFWPARIAVGKAPRNKIPIFFYGTHQTTTLVSKDIVHYWPNKEKYGKPIKRGGFQLAMWEIENDPGVGLKGQKKADMVRKVKEMRRKARTTEKKKTQKKNEASSPPIDATPLKNDKTPVKDSSTLEKTSTSETPTRRQTPSQKEKGTSATLVSKKATTQSKKLTTSKKVILAKKAIVAKTSSAVKKKDAVRKKIISKAKMAKAKKTTRTKLKIKQSFIRVKEIKPNRERPETRPRTSKGWVKVTDPQLQNPEARPRTSKGWVKVTDPQLQNPVARPRTSKGWVKVTDPQLQNPEARPRTSKGWVKVTDLQLQNSKTLPQNAKRWVKVTEPQLQNPETRTRRSMGWVKVEDPQLPNPETRPRKSKGWVKITDAQLQTPEPRLRTSDTQHRNFKGWVKVTDPPLKTRESRLRNSKGWVQSTGLQLQNTEIQLQTPEIQLQTFETRLQRPETQLQNTNTLVKVTEQQLQAPETSLSTSETSIQTSEPWPQSQEACHKTPETQLGDPDIQSSVTEMQVQPSEPRLQNPDVQILKPKTWLRVTVPRLQSSETLLRKPEIRLQNLQVSPLRCKDLPSELQDDSPVAPQVATHESIGDPGATPLKPQLITPGEPQGAALPEVTTRKREAESEGEKRVLRRRTEEQKDTKGKAQKKETEKKQTNDEWKDRERQRKEEEIIPAVNVSSPAASKRKRQEENLCLLEAEISEAGKRKRQEADKGGQRVLRRRTEEQKGKRDAEEKKEKNSPEVEWKAGEKVGGREYMEEKRKREEDEKKRVEEMGERKKKQKNDDGVEKVSKNKREDAIEKNKKGEQGTEQKIMEKKKQGNKDSVENGTEKMREEEAEKKDKEEEEESREKEIEEESRGKEIEEKEMTEKLFEEETNEKQQLDDEQRNDFLGDQKINEEERKEKKNKEEEENGEEESESPKQEETEDEKRKQVGERNKTQLKTLSRSKLLAEKRTSVLKSLQGLVTSSKSRKHSQVINQVEKHDGKDRNEAIETESSGEMVQTEELRKNNGEEERVDKRRAPDLSVTDSLLYRLHGDIRISMTLEKPDVNKCLLALDELSSVSVSSRHIQNHSELIDTLRKMRWFRGSEAIMFKASMLYYRFKNIYLIGEPEDKLSPDYIHSLQEARERLEEQHTPQIVAEEENYTHASNIIQHSHSAAEKS, encoded by the exons atgaagtgtgtgtctctgcaccATGACTTCAGTCCAGGTGATGTCGTGTTTGCTAAAATGAAAGGGTATCCTTTCTGGCCTGCCCGG ATTGCTGTTGGAAAGGCTCCAAGGAATAAGATCCCAATCTTCTTTTATGGAACACACCAGac aacaACTCTAGTTTCCAAGGACATCGTACATTACTGGCCCAACAAAGAGAAATATGGGAAGCCCATCAAACGAGGAGGTTTTCAATTGGCCATGTGGGAGATTGAAAATGACCCAGGGGTTGGTCTCAAAGGTCAAAAG AAGGCCGATATGGTGAGGAAGGTGAAGGAAATGCGGAGGAAGGCGAGGACTACAGAAAAGAAGAAGACTCAGAAGAAAAATGAAGCCAGCTCTCCTCCTATTGATGCAACTCCGTTAAAGAATGATAAAACACCTGTAAAAGACAGCAGCACTCTGGAAAAAACATCCACCTCAGAGACACCGACTAGAAGACAGACGCCAAGccaaaaagaaaagggaacatCTGCAACTTTGGTGTCTAAAAAAGCAACAACTCAATCTAAAAAACTCACCACATCCAAAAAGGTCATCCTGGCCAAAAAAGCCATCGTTGCAAAAACATCAAGTGCAGTGAAGAAGAAAGATGCTGTCAGGAAGAAGATTATTTCAAAAGCAAAGATGGCCAAAGCCAAAAAGACAACAAGGACGAAGCTGAAGATAAAACAGAGTTTTATCAGAGTGAAAGAGATTAAG CCAAACAGAGAGAGACCTGAGACTCGGCCCCGGACATCCAAAGGTTGGGTGAAGGTCACAGATCCACAGTTACAGAACCCTGAGGCTCGGCCACGGACATCCAAAGGTTGGGTGAAGGTCACAGATCCACAGTTACAGAACCCTGTGGCTCGGCCACGGACATCCAAAGGTTGGGTGAAGGTCACAGATCCACAGTTACAGAACCCTGAGGCTCGGCCACGGACATCCAAAGGTTGGGTGAAAGTCACAGATTTACAGTTACAGAACTCTAAGACTCTGCCTCAGAATGCCAAACGTTGGGTGAAGGTCACAGAACCACAGTTACAGAACCCTGAGACCAGGACCCGGAGGTCCATGGGTTGGGTAAAGGTCGAAGACCCACAGTTACCGAACCCTGAGACTCGACCCCGGAAGTCCAAGGGTTGGGTAAAG ATCACAGATGCACAGCTACAGACCCCTGAGCCTCGACTACGaacctcagacacacagcaCCGGAATTTCAAGGGCTGGGTGAAAGTCACAGATCCACCATTAAAGACCCGAGAGTCTCGGCTACGGAACTCCAAGGGTTGGGTGCAGAGCACAGGGTTGCAGCTACAGAACACTGAGATTCAGCTTCAAACTCCAGAGATTCAGCTCCAAACCTTTGAGACTCGGTTACAGAGACCAGAGACTCAGCTTCAGAACACCAACACTTTGGTGAAGGTCACAGAGCAACAGCTTCAAGCCCCTGAGACTTCGCTGAGCACATCAGAGACTTCCATCCAAACCTCAGAACCGTGGCCACAGAGCCAAGAGGCCTGTCACAAAACCCCCGAAACACAACTAGGAGACCCAGATATTCAGTCGAGTGTAACAGAGATGCAGGTGCAACCCTCAGAGCCACGGCTCCAGAACCCAGATGTTCAGATACTAAAGCCCAAAACTTGGCTGAGGGTTACAGTGCCTCGGCTTCAGAGTTCTGAGACACTCCTGCGCAAACCTGAGATTCGGCTTCAAAACCTCCAAGTCTCACCCTTAAGATGCAAAGACCTACCTTCTGAACTACAAGACGACTCTCCAGTTGCTCCCCAAGTTGCTACCCATGAATCCATTGGAGACCCAGGTGCAACTCCACTGAAACCCCAACTCATCACTCCAGGTGAGCCCCAAGGCGCCGCTCTGCCTGAGGTGACGACAAGGAAACGGGAAGCAGAAAGTgagggagaaaagagagtgCTGAGGCGGAGGACAGAAGAGCAGAAGGATACAAAGGGAAAGGCTCAGAAGAAAGAGACTGAGAAGAAACAGACAAATGATGAATGGAAGGATAGAGAGAGGCaaaggaaggaggaggagattATACCAGCTGTCAATGTCTCCAGCCCTGCAG cctCAAAAAGGAAACGACAGGAAGAGAATCTCTGCCTTTTGGAGGCAGAAATAAGTGAGGCAGGAAAGAGGAAAAGGCAAGAGGCGGACAAGGGAGGACAGAGAGTGCTGAGACGGAGGACCGAAGAGCAGAAAGGAAAGAGGGAtgcagaggagaagaaagagaagaattcACCAGAGGTTGAGTGGAAGGCTGGAGAGAAGGTGGGGGGAAGGGAGTACatggaagagaagaggaagagagaggaggatGAAAAGAAGAGAGTGGAAGAGATGggggagaggaagaagaagcagaagaatgATGATGGAGTAGAGAAAGTGTCTAAGAATAAGAGAGAGGATGCGATTGAAAAGAACAAGAAAGGAGAGCAGGGGACAGAGCAGAAGATTATGGAGAAGAAGAAACAGGGGAATAAAGATTCAGTAGAGAATGGgacagagaaaatgagagaggaagaggcTGAGAAGAAGGataaggaagaagaggaggagtcGAGGGAGAAGGAGATTGAGGAGGAGTCGAGGGGGAAGGAGATTGAGGAGAAGGAGATGACGGAGAAGTTGTTTGAGGAAGAGACAAATGAGAAGCAGCAGCTGGATGACGAGCAGAGGAATGATTTTTTAGGAGATCAAAAAATTaatgaggaagagagaaaggaaaagaagaataaagaagaagaggagaacgGAGAGGAGGAGTCGGAGTCTCCAAAACAAGAAGAGACGGAGGATGAAAAGAGGAAGCAAGTAGGAGAAAGAAATAAGACTCAACTAAAAACACTATCa aGGAGTAAATTGTTGGCAGAGAAGAGGACGAGTGTTTTAAAGTCTCTCCAGGGGTTGGTCACGTCCAGCAAAAGCAGAAAACACAGTCAGGTCATAAACCAAGTGGAGAAGCACGAtggaaaagacagaaatgaagcGATAGAGACGGAGAGCAGTGGAGAGATGGTGCAGACAGAGGA GCTGAGGAAAAATAacggagaagaggagagagtggACAAACGAAGAG ctccTGATTTGTCCGTCACAGACTCTCTGCTGTACAGACTGCATGGTGATATCAGGATCTCCATGACCCTTGAAAAGCCT GATGTGAATAAGTGTTTGTTGGCGTTGGATGAGTTGagttctgtgtctgtttcttcaCGACACATTCAGAACCACAGTGAGCTCATCGACACACTCCGAAAg atgcggTGGTTCCGGGGCAGTGAGGCGATCATGTTTAAAGCGTCTATGCTGTACTACCGCTTTAAGAACATTTATCTGATCGGAGAACCAGAGGACAAACTCAGCCCTGACTACATCCACTCACTGCAGGAGGCCAGAGAGAGACTGGAGGAGCAACACACACCTCAGATTGTTGCTG AAGAGGAGAACTACACACACGCCAGCAATATTATCCAGCACAg tCACTCTGCAGCAGAGAaaagctga
- the psip1b gene encoding golgin subfamily A member 6-like protein 22 isoform X2: MKCVSLHHDFSPGDVVFAKMKGYPFWPARIAVGKAPRNKIPIFFYGTHQTTTLVSKDIVHYWPNKEKYGKPIKRGGFQLAMWEIENDPGVGLKGQKADMVRKVKEMRRKARTTEKKKTQKKNEASSPPIDATPLKNDKTPVKDSSTLEKTSTSETPTRRQTPSQKEKGTSATLVSKKATTQSKKLTTSKKVILAKKAIVAKTSSAVKKKDAVRKKIISKAKMAKAKKTTRTKLKIKQSFIRVKEIKPNRERPETRPRTSKGWVKVTDPQLQNPEARPRTSKGWVKVTDPQLQNPVARPRTSKGWVKVTDPQLQNPEARPRTSKGWVKVTDLQLQNSKTLPQNAKRWVKVTEPQLQNPETRTRRSMGWVKVEDPQLPNPETRPRKSKGWVKVADPPLQNSETQPRNPETQPKNARGLRKHSVPHIQNPDARLRTQQTRPQTTETLPRHSRGWVKITDAQLQTPEPRLRTSDTQHRNFKGWVKVTDPPLKTRESRLRNSKGWVQSTGLQLQNTEIQLQTPEIQLQTFETRLQRPETQLQNTNTLVKVTEQQLQAPETSLSTSETSIQTSEPWPQSQEACHKTPETQLGDPDIQSSVTEMQVQPSEPRLQNPDVQILKPKTWLRVTVPRLQSSETLLRKPEIRLQNLQVSPLRCKDLPSELQDDSPVAPQVATHESIGDPGATPLKPQLITPGEPQGAALPEVTTRKREAESEGEKRVLRRRTEEQKDTKGKAQKKETEKKQTNDEWKDRERQRKEEEIIPAVNVSSPAASKRKRQEENLCLLEAEISEAGKRKRQEADKGGQRVLRRRTEEQKGKRDAEEKKEKNSPEVEWKAGEKVGGREYMEEKRKREEDEKKRVEEMGERKKKQKNDDGVEKVSKNKREDAIEKNKKGEQGTEQKIMEKKKQGNKDSVENGTEKMREEEAEKKDKEEEEESREKEIEEESRGKEIEEKEMTEKLFEEETNEKQQLDDEQRNDFLGDQKINEEERKEKKNKEEEENGEEESESPKQEETEDEKRKQVGERNKTQLKTLSRSKLLAEKRTSVLKSLQGLVTSSKSRKHSQVINQVEKHDGKDRNEAIETESSGEMVQTEELRKNNGEEERVDKRRAPDLSVTDSLLYRLHGDIRISMTLEKPDVNKCLLALDELSSVSVSSRHIQNHSELIDTLRKMRWFRGSEAIMFKASMLYYRFKNIYLIGEPEDKLSPDYIHSLQEARERLEEQHTPQIVAEEENYTHASNIIQHSHSAAEKS, encoded by the exons atgaagtgtgtgtctctgcaccATGACTTCAGTCCAGGTGATGTCGTGTTTGCTAAAATGAAAGGGTATCCTTTCTGGCCTGCCCGG ATTGCTGTTGGAAAGGCTCCAAGGAATAAGATCCCAATCTTCTTTTATGGAACACACCAGac aacaACTCTAGTTTCCAAGGACATCGTACATTACTGGCCCAACAAAGAGAAATATGGGAAGCCCATCAAACGAGGAGGTTTTCAATTGGCCATGTGGGAGATTGAAAATGACCCAGGGGTTGGTCTCAAAGGTCAAAAG GCCGATATGGTGAGGAAGGTGAAGGAAATGCGGAGGAAGGCGAGGACTACAGAAAAGAAGAAGACTCAGAAGAAAAATGAAGCCAGCTCTCCTCCTATTGATGCAACTCCGTTAAAGAATGATAAAACACCTGTAAAAGACAGCAGCACTCTGGAAAAAACATCCACCTCAGAGACACCGACTAGAAGACAGACGCCAAGccaaaaagaaaagggaacatCTGCAACTTTGGTGTCTAAAAAAGCAACAACTCAATCTAAAAAACTCACCACATCCAAAAAGGTCATCCTGGCCAAAAAAGCCATCGTTGCAAAAACATCAAGTGCAGTGAAGAAGAAAGATGCTGTCAGGAAGAAGATTATTTCAAAAGCAAAGATGGCCAAAGCCAAAAAGACAACAAGGACGAAGCTGAAGATAAAACAGAGTTTTATCAGAGTGAAAGAGATTAAG CCAAACAGAGAGAGACCTGAGACTCGGCCCCGGACATCCAAAGGTTGGGTGAAGGTCACAGATCCACAGTTACAGAACCCTGAGGCTCGGCCACGGACATCCAAAGGTTGGGTGAAGGTCACAGATCCACAGTTACAGAACCCTGTGGCTCGGCCACGGACATCCAAAGGTTGGGTGAAGGTCACAGATCCACAGTTACAGAACCCTGAGGCTCGGCCACGGACATCCAAAGGTTGGGTGAAAGTCACAGATTTACAGTTACAGAACTCTAAGACTCTGCCTCAGAATGCCAAACGTTGGGTGAAGGTCACAGAACCACAGTTACAGAACCCTGAGACCAGGACCCGGAGGTCCATGGGTTGGGTAAAGGTCGAAGACCCACAGTTACCGAACCCTGAGACTCGACCCCGGAAGTCCAAGGGTTGGGTAAAGGTCGCAGACCCACCATTACAGAACTCTGAGACTCAGCCCAGAAACCCAGAGACACAGCCCAAGAATGCCAGGGGTTTGAGGAAGCATTCCGTTCCACACATACAAAACCCTGATGCTCGGCTTCGAACCCAACAGACTAGACCTCAAACCACAGAGACTTTGCCCCGGCACTCCAGGGGTTGGGTAAAGATCACAGATGCACAGCTACAGACCCCTGAGCCTCGACTACGaacctcagacacacagcaCCGGAATTTCAAGGGCTGGGTGAAAGTCACAGATCCACCATTAAAGACCCGAGAGTCTCGGCTACGGAACTCCAAGGGTTGGGTGCAGAGCACAGGGTTGCAGCTACAGAACACTGAGATTCAGCTTCAAACTCCAGAGATTCAGCTCCAAACCTTTGAGACTCGGTTACAGAGACCAGAGACTCAGCTTCAGAACACCAACACTTTGGTGAAGGTCACAGAGCAACAGCTTCAAGCCCCTGAGACTTCGCTGAGCACATCAGAGACTTCCATCCAAACCTCAGAACCGTGGCCACAGAGCCAAGAGGCCTGTCACAAAACCCCCGAAACACAACTAGGAGACCCAGATATTCAGTCGAGTGTAACAGAGATGCAGGTGCAACCCTCAGAGCCACGGCTCCAGAACCCAGATGTTCAGATACTAAAGCCCAAAACTTGGCTGAGGGTTACAGTGCCTCGGCTTCAGAGTTCTGAGACACTCCTGCGCAAACCTGAGATTCGGCTTCAAAACCTCCAAGTCTCACCCTTAAGATGCAAAGACCTACCTTCTGAACTACAAGACGACTCTCCAGTTGCTCCCCAAGTTGCTACCCATGAATCCATTGGAGACCCAGGTGCAACTCCACTGAAACCCCAACTCATCACTCCAGGTGAGCCCCAAGGCGCCGCTCTGCCTGAGGTGACGACAAGGAAACGGGAAGCAGAAAGTgagggagaaaagagagtgCTGAGGCGGAGGACAGAAGAGCAGAAGGATACAAAGGGAAAGGCTCAGAAGAAAGAGACTGAGAAGAAACAGACAAATGATGAATGGAAGGATAGAGAGAGGCaaaggaaggaggaggagattATACCAGCTGTCAATGTCTCCAGCCCTGCAG cctCAAAAAGGAAACGACAGGAAGAGAATCTCTGCCTTTTGGAGGCAGAAATAAGTGAGGCAGGAAAGAGGAAAAGGCAAGAGGCGGACAAGGGAGGACAGAGAGTGCTGAGACGGAGGACCGAAGAGCAGAAAGGAAAGAGGGAtgcagaggagaagaaagagaagaattcACCAGAGGTTGAGTGGAAGGCTGGAGAGAAGGTGGGGGGAAGGGAGTACatggaagagaagaggaagagagaggaggatGAAAAGAAGAGAGTGGAAGAGATGggggagaggaagaagaagcagaagaatgATGATGGAGTAGAGAAAGTGTCTAAGAATAAGAGAGAGGATGCGATTGAAAAGAACAAGAAAGGAGAGCAGGGGACAGAGCAGAAGATTATGGAGAAGAAGAAACAGGGGAATAAAGATTCAGTAGAGAATGGgacagagaaaatgagagaggaagaggcTGAGAAGAAGGataaggaagaagaggaggagtcGAGGGAGAAGGAGATTGAGGAGGAGTCGAGGGGGAAGGAGATTGAGGAGAAGGAGATGACGGAGAAGTTGTTTGAGGAAGAGACAAATGAGAAGCAGCAGCTGGATGACGAGCAGAGGAATGATTTTTTAGGAGATCAAAAAATTaatgaggaagagagaaaggaaaagaagaataaagaagaagaggagaacgGAGAGGAGGAGTCGGAGTCTCCAAAACAAGAAGAGACGGAGGATGAAAAGAGGAAGCAAGTAGGAGAAAGAAATAAGACTCAACTAAAAACACTATCa aGGAGTAAATTGTTGGCAGAGAAGAGGACGAGTGTTTTAAAGTCTCTCCAGGGGTTGGTCACGTCCAGCAAAAGCAGAAAACACAGTCAGGTCATAAACCAAGTGGAGAAGCACGAtggaaaagacagaaatgaagcGATAGAGACGGAGAGCAGTGGAGAGATGGTGCAGACAGAGGA GCTGAGGAAAAATAacggagaagaggagagagtggACAAACGAAGAG ctccTGATTTGTCCGTCACAGACTCTCTGCTGTACAGACTGCATGGTGATATCAGGATCTCCATGACCCTTGAAAAGCCT GATGTGAATAAGTGTTTGTTGGCGTTGGATGAGTTGagttctgtgtctgtttcttcaCGACACATTCAGAACCACAGTGAGCTCATCGACACACTCCGAAAg atgcggTGGTTCCGGGGCAGTGAGGCGATCATGTTTAAAGCGTCTATGCTGTACTACCGCTTTAAGAACATTTATCTGATCGGAGAACCAGAGGACAAACTCAGCCCTGACTACATCCACTCACTGCAGGAGGCCAGAGAGAGACTGGAGGAGCAACACACACCTCAGATTGTTGCTG AAGAGGAGAACTACACACACGCCAGCAATATTATCCAGCACAg tCACTCTGCAGCAGAGAaaagctga
- the psip1b gene encoding golgin subfamily A member 6-like protein 22 isoform X6, which produces MPITLQPNRERPETRPRTSKGWVKVTDPQLQNPEARPRTSKGWVKVTDPQLQNPVARPRTSKGWVKVTDPQLQNPEARPRTSKGWVKVTDLQLQNSKTLPQNAKRWVKVTEPQLQNPETRTRRSMGWVKVEDPQLPNPETRPRKSKGWVKVADPPLQNSETQPRNPETQPKNARGLRKHSVPHIQNPDARLRTQQTRPQTTETLPRHSRGWVKITDAQLQTPEPRLRTSDTQHRNFKGWVKVTDPPLKTRESRLRNSKGWVQSTGLQLQNTEIQLQTPEIQLQTFETRLQRPETQLQNTNTLVKVTEQQLQAPETSLSTSETSIQTSEPWPQSQEACHKTPETQLGDPDIQSSVTEMQVQPSEPRLQNPDVQILKPKTWLRVTVPRLQSSETLLRKPEIRLQNLQVSPLRCKDLPSELQDDSPVAPQVATHESIGDPGATPLKPQLITPGEPQGAALPEVTTRKREAESEGEKRVLRRRTEEQKDTKGKAQKKETEKKQTNDEWKDRERQRKEEEIIPAVNVSSPAASKRKRQEENLCLLEAEISEAGKRKRQEADKGGQRVLRRRTEEQKGKRDAEEKKEKNSPEVEWKAGEKVGGREYMEEKRKREEDEKKRVEEMGERKKKQKNDDGVEKVSKNKREDAIEKNKKGEQGTEQKIMEKKKQGNKDSVENGTEKMREEEAEKKDKEEEEESREKEIEEESRGKEIEEKEMTEKLFEEETNEKQQLDDEQRNDFLGDQKINEEERKEKKNKEEEENGEEESESPKQEETEDEKRKQVGERNKTQLKTLSRSKLLAEKRTSVLKSLQGLVTSSKSRKHSQVINQVEKHDGKDRNEAIETESSGEMVQTEELRKNNGEEERVDKRRAPDLSVTDSLLYRLHGDIRISMTLEKPDVNKCLLALDELSSVSVSSRHIQNHSELIDTLRKMRWFRGSEAIMFKASMLYYRFKNIYLIGEPEDKLSPDYIHSLQEARERLEEQHTPQIVAEEENYTHASNIIQHSHSAAEKS; this is translated from the exons ATGCCTATTACACTGCAGCCAAACAGAGAGAGACCTGAGACTCGGCCCCGGACATCCAAAGGTTGGGTGAAGGTCACAGATCCACAGTTACAGAACCCTGAGGCTCGGCCACGGACATCCAAAGGTTGGGTGAAGGTCACAGATCCACAGTTACAGAACCCTGTGGCTCGGCCACGGACATCCAAAGGTTGGGTGAAGGTCACAGATCCACAGTTACAGAACCCTGAGGCTCGGCCACGGACATCCAAAGGTTGGGTGAAAGTCACAGATTTACAGTTACAGAACTCTAAGACTCTGCCTCAGAATGCCAAACGTTGGGTGAAGGTCACAGAACCACAGTTACAGAACCCTGAGACCAGGACCCGGAGGTCCATGGGTTGGGTAAAGGTCGAAGACCCACAGTTACCGAACCCTGAGACTCGACCCCGGAAGTCCAAGGGTTGGGTAAAGGTCGCAGACCCACCATTACAGAACTCTGAGACTCAGCCCAGAAACCCAGAGACACAGCCCAAGAATGCCAGGGGTTTGAGGAAGCATTCCGTTCCACACATACAAAACCCTGATGCTCGGCTTCGAACCCAACAGACTAGACCTCAAACCACAGAGACTTTGCCCCGGCACTCCAGGGGTTGGGTAAAGATCACAGATGCACAGCTACAGACCCCTGAGCCTCGACTACGaacctcagacacacagcaCCGGAATTTCAAGGGCTGGGTGAAAGTCACAGATCCACCATTAAAGACCCGAGAGTCTCGGCTACGGAACTCCAAGGGTTGGGTGCAGAGCACAGGGTTGCAGCTACAGAACACTGAGATTCAGCTTCAAACTCCAGAGATTCAGCTCCAAACCTTTGAGACTCGGTTACAGAGACCAGAGACTCAGCTTCAGAACACCAACACTTTGGTGAAGGTCACAGAGCAACAGCTTCAAGCCCCTGAGACTTCGCTGAGCACATCAGAGACTTCCATCCAAACCTCAGAACCGTGGCCACAGAGCCAAGAGGCCTGTCACAAAACCCCCGAAACACAACTAGGAGACCCAGATATTCAGTCGAGTGTAACAGAGATGCAGGTGCAACCCTCAGAGCCACGGCTCCAGAACCCAGATGTTCAGATACTAAAGCCCAAAACTTGGCTGAGGGTTACAGTGCCTCGGCTTCAGAGTTCTGAGACACTCCTGCGCAAACCTGAGATTCGGCTTCAAAACCTCCAAGTCTCACCCTTAAGATGCAAAGACCTACCTTCTGAACTACAAGACGACTCTCCAGTTGCTCCCCAAGTTGCTACCCATGAATCCATTGGAGACCCAGGTGCAACTCCACTGAAACCCCAACTCATCACTCCAGGTGAGCCCCAAGGCGCCGCTCTGCCTGAGGTGACGACAAGGAAACGGGAAGCAGAAAGTgagggagaaaagagagtgCTGAGGCGGAGGACAGAAGAGCAGAAGGATACAAAGGGAAAGGCTCAGAAGAAAGAGACTGAGAAGAAACAGACAAATGATGAATGGAAGGATAGAGAGAGGCaaaggaaggaggaggagattATACCAGCTGTCAATGTCTCCAGCCCTGCAG cctCAAAAAGGAAACGACAGGAAGAGAATCTCTGCCTTTTGGAGGCAGAAATAAGTGAGGCAGGAAAGAGGAAAAGGCAAGAGGCGGACAAGGGAGGACAGAGAGTGCTGAGACGGAGGACCGAAGAGCAGAAAGGAAAGAGGGAtgcagaggagaagaaagagaagaattcACCAGAGGTTGAGTGGAAGGCTGGAGAGAAGGTGGGGGGAAGGGAGTACatggaagagaagaggaagagagaggaggatGAAAAGAAGAGAGTGGAAGAGATGggggagaggaagaagaagcagaagaatgATGATGGAGTAGAGAAAGTGTCTAAGAATAAGAGAGAGGATGCGATTGAAAAGAACAAGAAAGGAGAGCAGGGGACAGAGCAGAAGATTATGGAGAAGAAGAAACAGGGGAATAAAGATTCAGTAGAGAATGGgacagagaaaatgagagaggaagaggcTGAGAAGAAGGataaggaagaagaggaggagtcGAGGGAGAAGGAGATTGAGGAGGAGTCGAGGGGGAAGGAGATTGAGGAGAAGGAGATGACGGAGAAGTTGTTTGAGGAAGAGACAAATGAGAAGCAGCAGCTGGATGACGAGCAGAGGAATGATTTTTTAGGAGATCAAAAAATTaatgaggaagagagaaaggaaaagaagaataaagaagaagaggagaacgGAGAGGAGGAGTCGGAGTCTCCAAAACAAGAAGAGACGGAGGATGAAAAGAGGAAGCAAGTAGGAGAAAGAAATAAGACTCAACTAAAAACACTATCa aGGAGTAAATTGTTGGCAGAGAAGAGGACGAGTGTTTTAAAGTCTCTCCAGGGGTTGGTCACGTCCAGCAAAAGCAGAAAACACAGTCAGGTCATAAACCAAGTGGAGAAGCACGAtggaaaagacagaaatgaagcGATAGAGACGGAGAGCAGTGGAGAGATGGTGCAGACAGAGGA GCTGAGGAAAAATAacggagaagaggagagagtggACAAACGAAGAG ctccTGATTTGTCCGTCACAGACTCTCTGCTGTACAGACTGCATGGTGATATCAGGATCTCCATGACCCTTGAAAAGCCT GATGTGAATAAGTGTTTGTTGGCGTTGGATGAGTTGagttctgtgtctgtttcttcaCGACACATTCAGAACCACAGTGAGCTCATCGACACACTCCGAAAg atgcggTGGTTCCGGGGCAGTGAGGCGATCATGTTTAAAGCGTCTATGCTGTACTACCGCTTTAAGAACATTTATCTGATCGGAGAACCAGAGGACAAACTCAGCCCTGACTACATCCACTCACTGCAGGAGGCCAGAGAGAGACTGGAGGAGCAACACACACCTCAGATTGTTGCTG AAGAGGAGAACTACACACACGCCAGCAATATTATCCAGCACAg tCACTCTGCAGCAGAGAaaagctga